From the genome of Podospora pseudoanserina strain CBS 124.78 chromosome 7 map unlocalized CBS124.78p_7.2, whole genome shotgun sequence, one region includes:
- the CEG1 gene encoding Dcp1p-Dcp2p decapping enzyme complex alpha subunit (EggNog:ENOG503NTVM; BUSCO:EOG09262K8L; COG:A), which produces MSTMRDDAGPITDISKPGVKLDHEFVRGLRQDVARLLGRTNDKFPGAQPVSFARRHMEELRKEDYYVCEKSDGIRYLLYLTQDDHGHACHYLIDRKNDYWYMEKRNLHFPLPNASPAEFHVDTLIDGELVFDKVPGGGKEPKFLVFDLLCLDGKADLLSKSLDKRLGYFKEHVMKPYKKLFTEFPQELPFQAFKVEMKEMQFSYGIEMMFREVLPKLKHENDGLIFTCRTTPYQFGTDPHILKWKAPHDNTVDFRLRLVFPTVEPDEEERAEGITKPFVDYDSLPEARLLVFKGSERGQPQYEEFGEGLHLSEDEWEELKSWGDPLQNRVVECCLDEERRWRLYRFRDDKAEANHVSTVRSVLDSIKDGVGEQELIGAAKGIKDGWKARQQGGGGYGH; this is translated from the exons ATGAGCACCATGCGCGACGACGCAGGACCCATAACCGACATATCCAAGCCCGGGGTGAAGCTCGACCACGAGTTTGTCCGGGGGCTGAGGCAGGATGTCGCAcggttgctggggaggacGAACGACAAGTTCCCGGGAGCGCAGCCAGTTAGTTTTGCGAGGAGGCAtatggaggagttgaggaaggagga TTATTACGTCTGCGAAAAGTCTGACGGGATCCGGTATCTGCTATATCTCACCCAGGACGACCATGGACACGCATGCCACTACTTGATCGACCGAAAGAATGATTACTGGTACATGGAGAAGAGAAACTTGCATTTCCCTCTCCCGAACGCGAGTCCGGCAGAGTTTCACGTCGACACGTTGATTGATGGGGAGTTGGTCTTTGACAAGGTCCccgggggagggaaggagccGAAATTCTTGGTTTTTGACCTTTTGTGTCTGGACGGCAAGGCGGATTTGCTTAGTAAATCGCTTGACAAGCGGCTGGGGTACTTTAAGGAGCATGTGATGAAGCCGTACAAGAAATTGTTTACGGAGTTCCCGCAGGAGCTCCCGTTTCAGGCTTTCaaggtggagatgaaggagatgcAGTTTAGCTATGGGATCGAGATGATGTTTCGGGAGGTGCTGCCGAAGCTGAAGCATGAGAATGACGGGTTGATTTTTACGTGCCGGACGACGCCGTATCAGTTTGGGACTGATCCGCACATTTTGAAGTGGAAGGCGCCGCATGACAACACGGTGGATTTTAGGTTGCGGTTGGTTTTTCCTACTGTTGAGCccgatgaggaggaacgGGCGGAGGGGATCACGAAACCGTTTGTGGATTATGATAGTCTGCCggaggcgaggttgttggtttttaAGGGGAGTGAGAGGGGGCAGCCCCAGTatgaggagtttggggaggggctgCATTTGAGTGAGGACGAGtgggaggagctgaagaGCTGGGGGGATCCGTTGCAGAatagggtggtggagtgctgcttggatgaggagaggaggtggaggttgtaTAGGTTTCGGGATGACAAGGCGGAGGCGAACCATGTTAGCACTGTTAGGAGTGTGTTGGATAGTATCaaggatggggtgggggagcaGGAGTTGATTGGGGCTGCGAAGGGGATCAAGGATGGGTGGAAGGCGAGGCAgcaagggggtgggggttatGGGCATTGA
- a CDS encoding uncharacterized protein (EggNog:ENOG503P30U), giving the protein MYKQVGPQIHNLDSIESTANFMAAAARFNPRHGIKRLGQQEESNSLDRILADQRAPTDRTGLGYAPEPVASQENPSGIVSSIPYRDKDGWHVPPITREALEESARIAMAPPQSQSHADDWGDGCGPAAPNNWDDGWGSTPALKSDWDEDWGSAPAVKIENSTSAANVQKSGSRVIPKPGPGTGSYGFPLAAPSGWYDAPGPSTSRGNWGTTVDSPYDPKVNQSRRYIAPHLRQKFVSAGTQPGQPGPTGAASTSRQNPSTAQVEKASLPVSTSTAQPMPLAHTPAKRPSSERLAILPLKAENISPDLTTYRIPRPDMNFHGSENSPPASVSTIDISDTGVQELPGTRDVRNCIALERDVFVDRQGKFYQTNWAKAFHHRDNDDEYFDTEHYLTPFVTTWVQSVPDDVRPRFLRDEVPDHWKSDVDTNTGLLVEPVHFPDTIIGENSALTGEEDWRRRNWSSNLLIHRRFAEQHKYKKKKGLKAQERQLAYKPGKVEEYVKPEPQPEDEATAMTPYDRGVPKIPAFLRPAEVVDMRAVSQIYEAEMRSGFQVVDSEPPTAEDWETVLQTSREFSMPFIVAVYGSARGLRLKEGNLQWSDEPQVPYNEQDAARQGFVKGQILGFAYASVWQPGIAGSGQGTSRYTARLHVWVDPKHRRNKLGFCLLDKLLAFMSPPHIPRTGIDFIDIHNNPIYHKLQDDDLKGTPMEELKKEEARRNRPRKYYNVQISYKFKHRPRWQLNNPTRHPALKDYVKDLDWVKKLLEEKLPFIKLVTFEAVHQSSKLREPKEEDGNKKVFWLDEFVWEYYCTSGLPDSDDGF; this is encoded by the exons ATGTACAAGCAAGTGGGGCCCCAGATACACAACCTAGACTCGATCGAGTCGACCGCCAACTTCATGGCTGCCGCAGCCAGATTCAACCCTCGCCATGGAATCAAGAGACTTGGTCAGCAGGAGGAGTCCAACTCTCTTGATCGTATCCTTGCCGATCAGCGAGCCCCTACCGACAGGACAGGGCTTGGATATGCCCCAGAGCCGGTTGCTTCCCAGGAGAATCCCTCCGGTATTGTCTCGAGTATTCCGTACAGAGACAAGGATGGGTGGCACGTTCCCCCGATTACACGAGAGGCCCTCGAGGAGTCGGCTAGAATTGCGATGGCCCCTCCCCAGTCACAGTCTCATGCCGACGATTGGGGTGATGGTTGCGGCCCGGCTGCCCCCAATAATTGGGACGACGGTTGGGGTTCGACTCCTGCTCTGAAGTCTGATTGGGACGAGGATTGGGGTTCGGCTCCCGCTGTGAAGATTGAGAATTCGACATCTGCCGCCAATGTTCAGAAGAGCGGGTCACGCGTGATCCCTAAGCCTGGACCGGGCACTGGTAGCTATGGGTTCCCTTTAGCAGCTCCAAGTGGTTGGTATGACGCACCGGGCCCATCAACTTCGAGAGGAAACTGGGGCACAACTGTCGATTCACCTTACGATCCAAAAGTAAATCAGTCGAGACGCTATATAGCCCCTCATCTCCGTCAGAAATTCGTGTCTGCGGGCACCCAGCCTGGCCAGCCTGGGCCAACAGGTGCTGCTTCAACTTCGAGGCAGAATCCATCGACTGCCCAAGTCGAGAAAGCGAGCCTTCCTGTATCTACTAGTACAGCCCAACCCATGCCTCTCGCTCACACCCCTGCCAAACGCCCGTCGAGTGAGCGCTTGGCGATTCTCCCACTCAAGGCTGAGAACATCTCTCCAGATCTT ACTACATATAGGATCCCCCGTCCCGACATGAACTTTCATGGCTCTGAGAATAGCCCTCCCGCCTCGGTGAGCACCATTGACATCAGCGATACGGGCGTCCAAGAACTTCCGGGCACCCGTGACGTTCGCAACTGCATTGCCTTGGAGAGGGATGTTTTTGTGGACAGGCAAGGTAAATTTTACCAGACCAATTGGGCGAAGGCATTTCACCATCGTGACAATGATGACGAGTACTTCGACACCGAGCATTATCTCACGCCTTTCGTCACTACTTGGGTCCAGAGTGTTCCAGACGACGTGAGGCCTCGATTTCTTCGTGATGAGGTACCTGACCATTGGAAGTCCGATGtcgacaccaacaccggcTTACTTGTGGAGCCTGTTCACTTCCCTGACACAATTATAGGCGAGAATTCCGCGCTGACGGGGGAAGAGGACTGGCGACGACGTAACTGGTCCAGCAATCTCCTGATTCACCGCAGATTTGCTGAGCAACACAAGtacaaaaagaagaagggcctCAAGGCTCAAGAACGTCAGTTGGCCTACAAGCCGGGGAAAGTGGAAGAGTACGTCAAGCCTGAGCCCCAGCCGGAGGATGAAGCGACTGCAATGACTCCTTACGATCGGGGTGTTCCCAAGATTCCGGCCTTCCTACGCCCCGCCGAAGTGGTTGATATGAGAGCAGTCAGCCAAATCTATGAGGCTGAAATGAGGAGTGGCTTTCAGGTTGTTGACTCGGAACCCCCTACGGCTGAAGATTGGGAAACGGTCTTGCAGACCTCCCGTGAGTTCTCAATGCCTTTCATCGTCGCCGTCTACGGCAGCGCTCGTGGTTTGCGTTTGAAGGAGGGTAATCTTCAGTGGTCCGACGAACCCCAAGTCCCTTACAATGAGCAGGATGCCGCAAGGCAAGGATTTGTCAAGGGTCAAATCCTTGGGTTTGCCTATGCCAGCGTTTGGCAGCCAGGCATCGCTGGCAGTGGACAAGGCACAAGCCGGTATACGGCCAGACTCCATGTCTGGGTCGATCCCAAGCATCGTCGGAATAAGTTGGGATTCTGTCTCCTCGACAAACTGCTGGCTTTCATGTCGCCCCCGCACATTCCTCGCACGGGAATCGATTTTATCGACATCCACAACAATCCGATTTACCACAAGTTGCAAGATGACGATTTGAAGGGAACCCCcatggaggagctgaagaaagAGGAGGCCAGACGGAACAGGCCCAGGAAGTATTACAATGTCCAAATCAGCTACAAGTTCAAGCACAGGCCCCGCTGGCAACTGAACAACCCGACACGACACCCAGCTCTCAAGGATTATGTCAAGGACTTGGActgggtgaagaagttgttggaagagaagCTTCCATTCATCAAGCTGGTCACATTTGAGGCTGTCCATCAGTCATCGAAGCTGAGGGAGCcgaaggaagaagatggcaaCAAGAAAGTCTTCTGGCTGGATGAGTTTGTGTGGGAGTATTACTGCACCTCAGGCCTGCCTGATTCTGATGATGGCTTCTAG
- a CDS encoding uncharacterized protein (EggNog:ENOG503P69D) — MQMWAVSQLPVYAVEKSSGSRQKADKQLKDERTESALPPPPVVLPVPASADVTPWDHVDVPMDQSLESFLGPAIDAPPSPESIRRQMQRASVRDKHQSHSSGSSSLRSLTSADRPSWENVLEARTLSRKSSGRSTSSSMPSKDRPESVQFFSKSLFNRRGRLRRESSAQSSAANSVYSGEGGSESLLLPPPPTSMPSRDSSIPSLFGLRRGSRADTNDASRKIQISGPYNFQHVTHTQKDHLPDLQRTNRQALASEFSQVRASQAPPTGALKGIRADDLHFNDFSSDSLPLGDDDGMGVLTEELARSRLTRPPSGIMKRSPRRLLKRSQSQDHLGMIPPPRPPRSPIESNTPYPPLPPPRVSSRMSSRHERLDSMDRPSTSFRYPQPFSQIAEAGSPPPTSSGYVPGPDMGVIPEHISAHIRSPSGDANWPLPSPSANASEFTLPDVPEEEESAFVAKKSRASVASNSSLRGSQSVPMLRAFSIRNNDDADRRESQASETLGRFDLIAAQRALEAVLNEGTDGIYRDNWEDDIDYCYEHAAEADCDYEWQRPSFELSRDSATPVDDNDRRIDSCDVSPTMLSVARFNVPALSPVSPLSPTAHEAVTPVTGPNPSASNFSLPLAEPKRLLHVRKPSDASSFKECHGFTLSPSLLIPMDFQQQMLACEADEDEHHDVALRDSHRYRTSASTTGTYESAHSGFGKHISAASTMTDFTQLTPSTTSLDLDNYPLKSEAFPTLEPGAMPTLPESEEVTRPTGRRREFRSRGSESNLLHLATEETWPAKTKSFVQAKRGRARTTSLSTPPPPNQYTLFPSVQLTGNRI; from the coding sequence ATGCAGATGTGGGCGGTTTCTCAGCTTCCGGTGTACGCGGTCGAAAAGAGCTCGGGGTCGCGGCAGAAGGCGGACAAGCAGTTGAAGGATGAGAGGACAGAATCAGCgctgccgccaccacctgTCGTGCTGCCAGTCCCGGCTTCCGCTGATGTAACACCTTGGGATCATGTCGACGTTCCCATGGACCAGAGTCTGGAGAGCTTTCTCGGACCTGCCATCGAtgcgccaccatcaccggaGAGTATTCGCAGACAGATGCAGCGAGCATCGGTTCGAGACAAGCACCAAAGCCACTCCTCCGGCTCGTCTTCGTTGCGGTCTCTTACTTCGGCGGATAGACCTTCATGGGAGAATGTTCTCGAGGCTAGGACGTTGTCGCGGAAATCATCAGGCCGGTCAACATCGAGCAGCATGCCGTCGAAGGATCGCCCCGAGAGCGTGCAGTTCTTTAGCAAATCGCTTTTCAACCGGAGAGGAAGACTAAGACGCGAAAGCAGCGCCCAGAGCTCGGCAGCAAACTCGGTGTATTCGGGAGAGGGTGGTTCAGAATCTTTGCTcttgcctcctcctccgacatcGATGCCTAGTCGGGACTCGAGCATTCCATCCTTGTTCGGGCTGCGTCGTGGTTCAAGAGCGGATACCAACGATGCCTCCCGCAAGATCCAGATCTCCGGCCCCTATAACTTCCAACACGTAACGCATACTCAGAAGGACCACCTGCCCGACCTGCAGCGGACAAATCGACAAGCGTTGGCCTCCGAGTTTTCCCAAGTTCGTGCCTCGCAAGCGCCTCCCACTGGTGCGCTGAAGGGAATCAGGGCGGATGATTTGCATTTCAATGACTTCTCATCCGACTCACTTCCTCtcggtgacgatgatgggatgggggttttgaCCGAAGAGTTGGCAAGGAGCAGGTTGACCCGACCTCCATCCGGTATCATGAAGCGTTCTCCACGTCGCCTCCTCAAGCGCTCGCAATCGCAAGACCACCTAGGCATGATTCCACCGCCACGTCCCCCAAGGTCTCCCATCGAGAGCAATACACCAtatccccctcttccaccccctcgcGTTTCCAGCCGCATGTCTTCTCGGCACGAGCGGCTCGACTCCATGGACAGGCCAAGCACCAGCTTCCGTTACCCCCAGCCGTTCTCACAGATCGCGGAGGCTGGGAGCccgccaccaacctcgtcTGGCTATGTTCCTGGGCCAGACATGGGTGTCATTCCCGAGCACATCTCTGCGCACATCAGAAGCCCTTCTGGCGACGCCAACTGGCCGCTGCCCTCCCCAAGCGCCAATGCATCAGAGTTCACCTTGCCGGATGtgccagaggaggaagagagtgCGTTTGTGGCCAAGAAGTCGCGGGCTAGCGTTGCCAGCAACTCGTCGCTGCGTGGAAGCCAATCGGTGCCGATGCTTAGGGCGTTCTCCATTCGGAACAACGATGACGCTGACCGTCGGGAAAGCCAAGCGTCGGAGACGTTGGGCCGGTTCGATCTGATTGCCGCGCAACGTGCTCTCGAGGCTGTCTTGAACGAGGGCACCGACGGCATCTACAGAGACAACTGGGAGGATGATATCGACTATTGCTACGAGCATGCGGCCGAGGCAGACTGTGATTATGAGTGGCAGCGGCCGTCCTTCGAGCTCAGCCGAGATAGTGCCACGCCCGTAGATGACAATGACCGCCGTATCGACTCTTGCGATGTCTCCCCCACCATGCTTTCAGTGGCGCGGTTTAACGTGCCCGCTTTGAGTCCCGTCAGCCCACTGTCTCCCACTGCTCACGAGGCCGTCACACCGGTCACGggccccaaccccagcgcTTCCAACTTTTCGCTTCCCCTGGCCGAGCCAAAGCGTCTGCTTCATGTTAGAAAGCCATCGGATGCGTCAAGCTTCAAAGAGTGCCATGGTTTCACTCTGTCTCCGTCACTCTTGATTCCCATGGATTTCCAGCAGCAAATGCTGGCTTGTGAAgctgacgaggacgagcaCCACGATGTTGCCCTGCGCGACTCGCACCGCTATCGGACGAGTGCCTCCACGACAGGCACCTACGAGAGCGCCCACTCGGGCTTTGGGAAGCACATCTCTGCCGCTTCCACCATGACCGACTTCACGCAGTTGACCCCCAGCACGACCTCATTGGACTTGGACAACTATCCACTGAAGTCAGAGGCATTCCCTACGCTTGAGCCAGGTGCCATGCCGACTCTTCCCGAGTCCGAGGAGGTGACCAGGCCCACGGGTCGCCGTCGGGAGTTCAGGAGCCGCGGCAGCGAGTCGAACCTCTTGCATCTGGCCACCGAGGAGACGTGGCCAGCGAAGACCAAGAGCTTCGTGCAAGCCAAGCGTGGGCGCGCAAGGACAACCAGTCTCagcaccccccctcctcctaacCAATATACGCTCTTCCCGTCAGTTCAACTGACGGGGAACCGCATCTAA
- the ATG20 gene encoding Sorting nexin, cytoplasm-to-vacuole targeting pathway/endosomal sorting (COG:U; EggNog:ENOG503NUQ8) produces the protein MWNDDEDNNPYGGSFERRDSFASSANPSSPITRDYRYDPPQTPSSTGDEAPPHHEHSDLESDEEDYDRDQDELVPRRKPGGYDSRVEQMLYEHPDMPILITEAGKSSENGRYIVYTIKTGELIVRRRYSEFASLRDALTRLHPTLIIPPIPEKHTMADYAANPTNAKQDHQIIDLRKRMLAVFLNRCRRMDQVRTDGVWWRFLDPNSSWNEVLNSHPVASIPKSIMKAPPLDPANPTPGHNYLPVPASSAKLRTGPATSADGSTGAQPFARFPPENANLSEQELDPYFLAFEASIKELETLLTGPMEKVNRRTLAHLSSLAMDLQELGAKFNAFALSDTNSPLDLSIERIGQAADSSYIATEELANSLGASFAEPMRENAQFAGVIRSVLRYRVLKRVQQDMTTDELNKKRALLDQLERSEAEARRIDQYLSSSQQIQPPRRSTSTREPQSQHRRDGSNEDTASIDSDFPPTHADIAAAPSAKIGAPERATPAPGHKKAPSSGISITNKIFGPLRHAVQGVVDADPERTRRDMIGKTRESIQQLEQAQVASAQDVKDASASVLKDLKRFQKEKEDDLKRYMLAYAKSQIEWAKKNKETWEEAKVEVDKIDESWVR, from the exons ATGTGGAacgacgatgaagacaaTAACCCCTACGGCGGAAGCTTTGAGCGCCGGGACTCGTTTGCTTCCTCCGCCAACCCTTCGTCCCCTATCACCCGAGATT ATCGATACGACCCCCCACAGACACCATCTTCGACCGGCGATGAAGCTCCTCCACATCACGAGCATAGCGATCTAGAgagcgatgaggaggattaTGACCGTGATCAGGACGAGCTTGTGCCACGGCGGAAACCGGGGGGCTATGATAGTCGGGTGGAACAGATGCTTTATGAGCATCCGGATATGCCTATTCTGATCACAGAGGCGGGGAAGAGCTCGGAGAATGGGAGATATATCGTTTATACCATCAAGACCGGG GAGCTTATAGTGCGCCGACGATACTCGGAATTTGCCTCCCTGAGAGATGCCCTCACGAGACTACACCCAACACTTATTATTCCGCCAATTCCAGAGAAGCACACCATGGCTGACTATGCCGCCAATCCTACCAATGCGAAGCAAGACCATCAAATAATCGACTTGAGAAAACGCATGCTGGCCGTTTTCTTGAACCGCTGCAGACGTATGGATCAAGTTCGTACAGATGGCGTTTGGTGGCGGTTTCTCGATCCCAATTCCAGCTGG AACGAGGTCCTGAACTCGCACCCTGTAGCTTCAATTCCCAAGTCTATCATGAAGGCACCACCACTTGATCCCGCTAACCCGACTCCTGGGCATAACTATCTCCCAGTACCAGCCAGTTCGGCCAAGCTCCGCACTGGTCCAGCTACGTCTGCGGATGGTTCAACTGGTGCTCAGCCATTTGCGCGTTTCCCGCCAGAGAACGCCAACTTGAGCGAGCAGGAGCTTGATCCTTACTTTTTGGCCTTTGAAGCCTCCATCAAGGAACTCGAAACTCTGCTTACAGGACCGATGGAGAAGGTCAATAGGCGAACACTGGCCCATTTGTCCTCTTTGGCAATGGATCTGCAGGAGCTGGGTGCTAAATTCAATGCCTTTGCACTTTCGGACACAAACTCGCCGCTGGACCTGTCAATTGAGAGAATAGGCCAAGCAGCGGACTCGTCTTACATCGCCACGGAAGAGCTGGCGAACTCTCTGGGGGCCAGCTTTGCTGAGCCCATGCGGGAGAATGCACAGTTTGCGGGAGTGATTCGTAGTGTGCTGAGATACagggtgttgaagagggtACAACAGGACATGACTACGGACGAGCTCAACAAGAAACGCGCGCTTCTGGATCAGCTGGAGCGCAGCGAGGCGGAAGCCAGGAGGATTGACCAGTAcctgagcagcagccagcagatCCAGCCTCCGAGACGATCGACCAGCACAAGAGAGCCCCAATCACAGCACCGTCGTGACGGCAGCAACGAAGACACGGCGTCGATTGATTCCGATTTCCCCCCTACTCATGCGGACATCGCGGCGGCACCATCTGCCAAGATTGGAGCGCCAGAGCGAGCCACGCCGGCCCCGGGCCATAAGAAGGCACCGAGCAGCGGGATCTCTATTACGAACAAGATCTTTGGTCCGTTGCGCCATGCTGTCCAGGGTGTGGTGGACGCGGATCCTGAGAGGACGAGACGGGACATGATtgggaagacgagggagTCAATTCAGCAGCTGGAGCAGGCTCAGGTGGCGTCTGCACAGGATGTCAAGGATGCTAGCGCGAGTGTGCTGAAGGATCTGAAGAGGTTtcagaaggagaaggaggatgatttgAAGCGGTATATG CTTGCGTATGCAAAGAGCCAAATCGAGtgggccaagaagaacaaagagacgtgggaggaggccaaggttgaggtggaCAAGATTGATGAGTCTTGGGTGCGGTAG
- a CDS encoding uncharacterized protein (COG:E; CAZy:AA3; CAZy:AA8; EggNog:ENOG503NXKF), whose translation MRSASRFLGALAAVASLPSAFGQNNVPNTFTDAETGIVFNSWGIPNGSPQSQGGWTFGMALPSDALSTDATEFIGYLVECASKDAAGWCGFSLAGPMTNSLLITAWPHEDTVYTTLRYAGGYAMPDKYAGNAEITQIRSSQNSTHFSLVFRCKNCLQWDHNGSTGGASTSGGFLVLGWVQAFPSPGNPTCPDQITLEQHDNGMGIWGAVLDENVANPSYTAWAAQATKTVTGDCGGPVETGIIGVPVPTGTAFDYIVVGGGAGGIPTADKLSESGKSVLLIEKGIASTGEHGGTLKPKWLEGTQLTRFDVPGLCNQIWVDSNGIACTDTDQMAGCVLGGGTAINAGLWFKPYSLDWDYLFPTGWKAKDVAGAISRVFSRIPGTDTPSQDGQRYLQQGFNVLAGGLRAAGWQQVTANNAPDRKNRTFSNTPYMFSGGQRGGPLATYLRTAKTRPNFNLWLNTVVKRVIRTDGHITAVEVEPFRDGGYKGIVKVKDVTGRVVLSAGTFGSAKILLRSGIGPADQLEIVKNSVLDGPDFINNASWINLPVGYNLDDHLNTDTVISHNNVGPAFYDFYQAWTAPNTTDANKYLSSRSGILAQSAPNIGPMFWEEIKGADGKVRQLQWTARVEGSFDVPNGYAMTMSQYLGRGATSRGRMTITPSLTTIVSDVPYLKDPNDKEAVITGLNNLRAALNNVQGLTWNYPPTSMSSREYVDAIPVTPGVRRANHWMGTNKIGTDDGRLGGTAVVDLNTKVYGTDNLFVVDASIFPGTPATNPSSYIVTAAEHASAKILALPLAQVNAKWAQCGGKNWTGSFQCAAGSTCQRQNDWYSQCL comes from the exons ATGAGGTCTGCCTCTAGGTTTCTCGGTGCCCTCGCGGCGGTGGCTTCGCTGCCGTCTGCGTTTGGCCAAAACAACGTGCCCAACACCTTCACTGACGCGGAGACTGGTATTGTCTTCAACTCCTGGGGCATTCCCAATGGCAGCCCTCAGTCCCAAGGTGGGTGGACCTTTGGTATGGCCCTTCCCTCGGACGCCCTTTCCACGGACGCTACCGAGTTCATCGGTTACTTGGTA GAATGTGCTTCCAAGGATGCGGCTGGCTGGTGCGGTTTCTCCCTCGCCGGTCCCATGACCAACTCCCTTCTCATCACCGCTTGGCCACATGAGGACACCGTCTACACCACCCTTCGGTACGCCGGTGGCTACGCCATGCCCGACAAGTACGCCGGCAACGCCGAGATCACCCAGATCCGCTCCAGCCAAAACTCCACACACTTCTCCCTGGTTTTCAGGTGCAAGAACTGCTTGCAATGGGATCACAACGGCTCAACTGGTGGGGCCTCGACCAGCGGCGGCTTCTTGGTTCTTGGCTGGGTTCAGGCTTTCCCCTCGCCTGGCAACCCGACTTGCCCTGATCAGATCACCCTCGAGCAGCACGACAACGGTATGGGCATCTGGGGCGCCGTTCTCGACGAGAATGTTGCCAACCCATCCTACACTGCCTGGGCTGCTCAGGCTACCAAGACCGTCACTGGCGACTGCGGTGGTCCCGTTGAGACCGGTATCATCGGTGTGCCTGTTCCTACTGGCACCGCCTTTGACTACattgtcgttggtggtggtgccggtggtaTCCCCACCGCTGATAAGCTCAGCGAGTCTGGCAAGAGCGTTCTCCTTATCGAGAAGGGTATTGCCTCCACTGGCGAGCACGGCGGTACCTTGAAGCCCAAGTGGCTTGAGGGCACTCAACTCACCCGCTTCGATGTCCCCGGTCTTTGCAACCAGATCTGGGTTGACAGCAACGGTATTGCTTGCACTGATACCGACCAGATGGCCGGTTGCGTCCTCGGTGGTGGCACTGCTATCAACGCTGGTCTCTGGTTCAAGCCTTACTCTCTCGACTGGGACTACCTCTTCCCTACCGGCTGGAAGGCCAAGGACGTTGCTGGCGCCATCAGCAGGGTCTTTTCCCGCATTCCCGGCACTGACACGCCTTCCCAGGATGGTCAGCGTTACCTCCAGCAAGGTTTCAATGTCCTTGCTGGCGGTCTCCgggctgctggctggcagCAGGTCACGGCTAACAACGCCCCTGACCGCAAGAACcgcaccttctccaacaccccTTACATGTTCTCCGGTGGTCAGCGTGGCGGCCCCTTGGCTACCTACCTTCGCACCGCCAAGACCCGCCCCAACTTCAACCTCTGGCTCAACACCGTCGTCAAGCGTGTGATCCGCACCGACGGCCACATTACCGCCGTTGAGGTCGAGCCCTTCAGAGATGGTGGCTACAAGGGTAtcgtcaaggtcaaggacgTCACCGGCCGTGTCGTTCTCTCTGCCGGTACTTTCGGCAGTGCCAagatcctcctccgctccggtaTTGGTCCCGCCGACCAGCTCGAGATCGTCAAGAACTCGGTCCTCGACGGCCCTgacttcatcaacaacgcctcGTGGATCAACCTCCCCGTTGGCTACAACTTGGATGACCACCTCAACACCGACACCGTCATCAGCCACAACAACGTCGGCCCTGCCTTCTACGACTTCTACCAGGCCTGGACcgctcccaacaccaccgacgccAACAaatacctctcctcccgctctGGCATTCTCGCCCAGTCGGCCCCCAACATCGGCCCCATGTTCtgggaggagatcaagggcGCCGACGGCAAGGTCAGACAGCTCCAGTGGACCGCCCGTGTCGAGGGCTCCTTTGACGTCCCCAACGGCTACGCCATGACCATGTCCCAGTACCTCGGCCGCGGCGCCACCTCGCGCGGCCGCAtgaccatcaccccctccctcaccaccatcgtctCCGACGTCCCCTACCTCAAGGACCCCAACGACAAGGAGGCCGTCATCACGGGCCTGAACAACCTCCGCGCCGCCCTCAACAACGTCCAGGGCCTGACATGGAACTACCCCCCCACGTCCATGTCCTCGCGCGAGTACGTCGACGCCATCCCCGTCACCCCCGGCGTCCGCCGCGCCAACCACTGGATGGGCACCAACAAGATTGGCACCGACGACGGCCGCCTCGGCGGTACTGCGGTTGTggacctcaacaccaaggtgTACGGCACCGATAacttgtttgttgttgatgcatCCATCTTCCCTGGTACTCCCGCTACCAACCCGAGCAGTTATATCGTTACTGCTGCTGAGCACGCCTCTGCCAAGATCCTGGCGCTGCCGCTTGCGCAGGTGAATGCCAAGTGGGCGCAGTGCGGGGGGAAGAACTGGACGGGGAGCTTCCAGTGCGCTGCGGGGAGCACGTGCCAGAGGCAGAATGATTGGTATAGTCAGTGCCTTTAA